The Ovis canadensis isolate MfBH-ARS-UI-01 breed Bighorn chromosome 24, ARS-UI_OviCan_v2, whole genome shotgun sequence DNA window ttttaaaatgtcaggcAAATCAGGTAAGACCCTCCAATAAGGAACTGCCTATGCAAGACAGGGCAGAAAGCTTACTTCCTGGCCCTCACATCAAGCACTCCtctgtccagttttccttttGAAACTGCCCTCAGTTTGCAGAGGATTGTACCCTGGAGAGCTATTCCTGGACCACCAAGCTTATCCAGCTTTTTCCAATCTGAGTTTGTGGTGGGGAGTTTTCATACATATTTGACGTACTGCCATTTAACTCTCTTTTAATTCTGTAAGATCCTATGCTCATTAGAATTGCCTTCTGAGCCATCCTGCATCCAGCATTTTTTTCCAACAGTAGCACCAGAAATCGATTTAAGTGAGCTTGGTTGTATTCCCTGATGCAAACATCAGATGTGGAGTCCACTCTAGACATCATTGattcccttcttctccctttATGTtccttaaattttaatatatactgtGATACCTCTAAAGAGTAATAGGTTCCATAGTTTTACTATGAACtatgtcattttttcttttattgatccTATACTTACCTCCTTTAAGATTCaaactcctaaaaaaaaaaaagattcaaactcctcttttctaatttttgaatTCTGAGATTTGGGGTGGGATTCCTGTTCACTCCATCAAACACTTCAAATCTACGTTAGACTTcatcctcctcagttcagttaagttcagttcagtcgctcagtcgtgtccgactctttgccaccccatgaatcgcagcacgccaggcctccctgtccatcaccaactcccggagttcacccaaactcgtgtccatcgagttggtgatgccatccagccatctcatcctgggtcgtccccttctcctcctgcccccaatccctcccagcatcagagtcttttccaatgagtcaactctttgcatgaggtggtcaaagtattggagtttcagcctcagcatcagtccttccaatgaacacccaggactgatctcctttaggatggactggttggatatccttgcagtccaaggggctctcaagagtcttctccaacaccacagttcaaaagcatcaattcttcggggctcagctttcttcacagtccaactctcacatccatacatgccatCTTCATCCTTCTAGGCAAAGTTTATTCTGCTGTGTGGCCCTTGCGTGCCATACTGCCACAGTGTTATCCTACATTGAAAACCTTATTTCCAGTCTTGACCAGGTCACCATGAAAAGATGAACTTAGAACTTAGATGCAAGATAGGCACAAACTGAGCTCTCAGGAGTATCACTGTCAAGTGTctccaaataaattaaatatttaaaaataaatcatatataaAAACTTCTCTGGAAGGATAAGGAATTCAGGATTAGGTTTCcttatttgtttgtattttttatgatTCCCTTTCTGTTTATTGCTGAAGCTGATGTTAAAGGAAGGCTTGAATTCTGAGAACCTGTACCCACATATGGGGAGTGCTGACAGCCCAGGAGCAATTTCTGTAATAGGAGAAAGCCAACTCCAAATTCCATATTTGTTGAGGCTAATCTGCAAGTGGCCAACTGAGAATTGTGAGATTTTGGGAAGAATGGGCAGAAGAATGGGCAGAAGACTGGGCGAAGGTGGGCCACGACAGCATCCCGGATTAACCAAGAAGCAAGTCTTGGCTGCTCTTCTCAACATCTTGAAAGTTCAAAACAAACTTACAGACAGGCCAAGATGGGAATCATCTACGCACACATGAGTGATCCCTAAAAATCCTTCTGTACCCGAACAAACTCCATCTAGGTGCTCCTAAATTACACCATAAATGGCACCTGCTCTGAGTTCAGTATGGTCCTCTCTGAGCTCCTCTTAAAATGCGAATAGCGCCAGATCAGCTTAACATTCCAGTTTACAAGAGAACTATTGTGACTGAGAACAAGAACTCTCAATTACAAGTTGAGAGACCCTTTAGGGGAGGGAAACATCCTGAAGAGCATCAAGTTGCTGAATTCAAACTTGAAGTTATTACAGTCATGTTTGCTTGGGGAGTTTGTGCAGATCAGGCCAAGAATCCATCTGATATGGTGCTCCCTCCTGAATTTGCTGAGTGGCAGGAGTCAGTAACCTCCCACTCCAGGTATGCCCTGTCCTTTCCCCGTGCTGACTGGTTTATTCCTTGTTATGCACAGAGTGGGGACCAAAAGAAATTGTGGGATCACTGAGCAGGCACAGAGCATCAGCCACCTGGAGACCAGGTAGCTTATGGAAGAAGATGGgccatgtctgtctctgtgtctttctccTCAAGGGACACAAGGGGACAGGAACTTCTAGGAGGAAGTAGGGAGATGGGTGTTAGGAAGAACAGAAATATGAGCTATCAGATTAGTAACTCAGCTCCCTTAAGACCCAAATGAATAGAATAGGCAGTCACTTCTTCTTAAGGTATTAGgtagagaaaggaaggagggttGAAAAGTGTTCTGAAATCTATATCATCCCTGTCTCAGTAGAAGGACTACATTGCTCATCTAAAGAAACAGACAATTAGAAGAGATTTCCTGCCTCACTTCTGGGTGGAATCTAGCATCAAAATCTCCAGTGTTTCTGCTGTTCACTGATGGAAAGGACAGTTCTTCGGGTTTTGGCCAAGAGATGTGGCCAAGTGATCACTGCCTGGAGCACCAGGACCAGATGGCACACTTGCATATATCCCGTGAGGAACATCTCCCGTAAAGCTACTCTTTGGGTGTGGCAGCCAAGTTCCTGTGGACAAGTTCTGGTCCAGAGGAAGAGGCAGAGCATTTATTGCCAGTCTTCAGTGTCCGGATGAGGACAGCTCACCcaatactgtttttgttttcttctcagatCCTTTTATTTATTAGTCAAAGAAGGGGGAAGGGCGTTGGTTCATGATTTTCAGAAAAGCCTAGGTCTTGCCCAATGAAAGTGATGGCAACTGGTCCTTTATTAACAATATGTAATTTTTGTTTATGAGATATTAAGAATTACTCCATCATTTAAGGTGGGTACAGTGGTCATATACCTCAAACTTTCAGAGATTGCCTCTGAAATCTTCTGTTATCCTTTACTAATTATGGACACCCGATAACTGATTTAACTGGCTTTGGAGTAAACCTTGTTTCTATCTTTAGCCTGTTCCACCTTCACATGCTTGGGCTCAAGTGAAGTTTTGTGCTAcatttacctctttttttttttttgacattctcaagtctttatttttttattttattttatttttttttaaatctttaattcttacatgcattcccaaacatgaacccccctcccacctccctccccataacatcacgctgggtcatccccatgcaccagccccaagcatgctgtatcctgcgtcagacatagactggcgattcgattcttacatgatagtatacatgttagaatgccattctcccaaatcatcccaccctctccctctccctctgagtccaaaagtccactatacacatctgtgtcttttttgctgtcttgcatacagggtcgtctttgccatctttctaaattccatatatatgtggtagtatactgtattggtgtttttctttctggcttacttcactctgtataatcggctccagtttcatccatctcatcagaactgattcaaatgaattctttttaatggctgagtaatactccattgtgtatatgtaccacagctttcttatccattcatctgctgatggacatctaggttgtttccatgtcctggctattataaacagcgctgcgatgaacattggggtacatgtgtctctttcaattctggtttcctcggtgtgtattcccagcagtgggattgctgggtcataaggtagttctatttgcaattttttaaggaatctccacactgttctccatagtggctgtactagtttgcattcccaccaacagtgtaggagggttcccttttctccacaccctctccagcatttattgcttgcagatttttggatcgcagccattctgactggtgtgaagtggtacctcattgtggttttgatttgcatttctctaataatgagtgatgttgagcatcttttcatgtgtttgttagccatccatatgtcttctttggagaaatgtctatttagttctttgacccattttttgattgggtcatttatttttctggaattgagctgcataagttgcttgtatatttttgaggttagttgtttgtcagttgcttcatttgctattattttctcccattcagaaggctgtcttttcatcttgcttatattttcctttgttgtgcagaagcttttaattttaattagatcccatttgtttatttttgcttttatttccagaattctgggaggtggatcatagaggatcctgctgtgatttatgtcaaagagtgttttgcctatgttctcctctaggagttttatagtttctggtcttacatttagatctctaatccattttgattttatttttgtgtgcggtgttagaaagtgatctagtttcattcttttacaagtggttgaccagttttcccagcaccacttgttaaagagattgtctttactccattgtatattcttgcctcctttgtcaaagataaggtgtccatatgtgtgtggatttttctctgggctttctattttgttccattgtacATTTACCTCTTTTAAACTCACATATTTGTATCTCCTATATTTGGTGAGTAAGTCTGCCCATGCTGCCCATTCTTTGCATGATTTTATAAACTTATCACCTTCTCCCTCAAGCTTCATCTTTCTAGACCAGGAGTTTTCAGGGCTGGTTAAGGATAtagaaaagacaggaaaaaaagtatTAGAACCTTCTGGGGAGCTTTTCCAAATACAGCAAGTCTGCGCGACCTTTCCATGAGTACACCAAAACTTTGACTGGGTAAATCTGTATTTTGAGAATTTCCACATTTAGCACCAATGGTCAACTCCTTCTATCCTGTTGTCATTACTGTGTTGAACTGAAGATCCAATCTTTTTGTTCTTTATAAGGCACTTCCTTCATTCCTGTAATAAGGTTTGATATTCACATGGAATAAAGTTTCCATTCATTGTAGGACTGGCAGTATTTGAGGACTGCATGAACGCTTGCAATCATAAAGTTTAAACTGGTACTTAGCTACGAAGCTCAATGACATCAGAATCACACTAATGCAGATCCACCTAATCCAGCAGCTTCCTCTTCACTCGCTTTACTCCTGGTTTTCCCTGGACAGATTCCCCAAGTGACTGAAGGCAACCAAAGATGGAAAGGGCCAACAGCAGCTCCTTGGAGGGCTTCATTCTGGTGGGTGTGTCTGACCATCCCCAGCTGGAGATGATCTTTTTTGTAGGCATCCTCTTCTCCTACTTGCTGACCTTATTTGGGAACTCAGCCATCATCCTGCTTTCCATCCTGGATGCCCTGCTCCACacacccatgtacttcttcctcagcaACCTCTCCTCCCTGGACCTTGCCTTTACTACTAGCTCAGTCCCCCAAATGCTGACCAACTTGTGGGGAGCAGACAAGACCATCAGCTATGGTGGCTGTGTGACCCAGCGCTATGTTTTCCTCTGGCTAGGGGCCACCGAGTGCATCCTGTTGGTGGTGATGGCATTTGACCGCTTCGTTGCGGTGTGCCGACCCCTGCACTACACCAGCATTATGAATCCTCGGCTCTGCTGGCTGCTGGCTGCCATTGCCTGGTTGGGTGGCTTGGGCAACTCTGTGGTCCAGTCAACATTCACTCTGCAGCTTCCTTTGTGTGGGCACCGGAGGGTGGACAGCTTCCTGTGTGAGGTGCCTGCTATGATCAAACTGGCATGTGTTGACACGCGTCTCAATGAGGCTGTGCTCAACAGCGTCTGCACGTTCTTCACTGCTGTCCCGCTGAGCGTCATCCTGATCTCCTACTGCTACATAGCTCAGGCAGTGCTGAAGATCCACTCCGCTGAGGGTCGCAGGAAGGCCTTTAACACGTGCCTCTCCCATTTGGTGGTGGTGCTCCTCTTCTACGGCTCAGCTATCTATGGGTATCTGCTTCCAGCCAAGACCAGCAAGCAGGACCAGGGCAAATTCATCTCCCTCTTCTACTCTGTGGTCACACCCATGGTGAACCCTCTCATTTACACTCTGAGGAACAAGGAGGTGAAGGGGGCGCTGAGGAGGCtgctggggaagggaagagaagtcaGCTGAAAGAAGGGAAAATGCCTTCATCATTTACCACCTTTTCATCTCTACATgctttttctcattctctctctggCCAGGGGAACACTAGGAGTACTAACCCCAGCACAAGCTTATTCTCCACAGCACTAAGCTGTTGGCCCATGGCTAGTGTTATTTCTTAGGTTCTACACTTATTTACCAAATATCCTCCTGTGGACCACAGATAACAGAGCAGAGGCTGCCATCGAGGCTCAGAGGTTGTTGACTCAGCTCACGGTTACTTCTGTCCACGttatttttacatattcattATGTGTAATAAATATTACATGTGTAGTATTGTATTTTAGAGAATTTCGTACATTTCTAAACTCTGTACTTTTCCTAATTCTCCACTTGCAGTATCTTATATAGTTCCGTGAAATCAGACCAGAACCCAAGAACTTCATCTTTGCACCTGATCCATCCATcatctttttccatctctttgtctCTTCTTAGTATTTCAGCCTGTCTGCCCTCACTCCCCACCCATATGCCTCTGTCATTGTTTACCCTCTCCTTTATGTCTACATCCCACTTTCCCTTTTGCCTCATCCAATCCTGAAAGaagaccatttttctttttttggctgggcCCTGAGACTTGCGGAAACTtaattcccctaccagggatggagcccgtgccccctgcaggggaagcatggagtcctaaccactggaccaccagggaattcccaagaccatttttctttcaattaaataGTTTCATCTAAATCATTTTCTCACTGGGCCTTccctgggtccagtggttaagactatgtacttccactgtaggggacaggggttcagtccctggtcatagaactaagatcctacatcctctgtagccaaaaatgaataaataaaaataaataatttcttcacCAAAGTCCTAGCCATCAAGTTTGCTACCAGCATTTGGATATGCTAGTGTGGTCAGTGGTTATGGAATGCTCTGAGATTCCTTAAGCAAGTTTAAGAGCCCAGGAAAGATTGTCCATCTGTAAAGCATCTCCTCTGTCTCATGATTTAGTCCTTCACCCCTTAAATTTCTGGAATTCAGTAATCAGTCCTGCACACCGTAACTCAGCAAAGAGCTCAGGTAGTGGAATTAGAATGCCAGTTTGTGATTCTTCACATCCCTAGAATTGCCGAGGAAATCCACTCCTGCCACCACAGTCCACGTGTTCTTTCCCCAGGGAGGAAAGCTGGGTAGATGTGAGAAAGTTGCTTGACAAAACATTACCAGAGAAAAGGAGATCAATTGGTTTTAGGGCTATTTTCTAGAGTCTTGTTTCTCCCACAGCACCTAAACACACGCTCTATACATAGTAGCTGCTCTAAATACTTTTGTGAGTTAATTAACAAGGCTCATGAGTCTTCCTTTTTCACACTAGGAGCTAAATACATCACGTGAACCATTTTCACATTTGCCACTTTGGGGTGATCCGGTCAATTGGACAATGCTGAACGAACAATGACAAATTTCCCCTCTTTCCACATTTCCATAATGCCTCCCAAAGACATCTAATTATATTGTCCCAACCTGAATCTGTTTTTCCAGTTTCAGATCAGAGCCAGGACCTATTTTCTCAGTTTCTTACACAGTAATACTGAAGTATGTCTCCAGGGCTCACCACTTAGCAGCATTACCTTGGTCAATTCATTAAAGTCCAGAGTCTTGCAGACTCAAAATTTCTATTCATCAGCACACTCAGATAAGATGcccttctcaggaggcagaatcACAACAACCAAGCTCCTAAAGCTGATATATAAACCAGAATGCCAGATGGTTAATTTATGAGAACAGTACTTTCCAAGGAGGTATGTGTatgttcagttttgtctgacacattgcgaccctttggactgtagtccgccagcctccattgtccatgagatttttcaggcaagaatactggagtggagtgggttgccatttcctcctccaggggatcttcctgacccagggatcaaactggtgtctgaggagcctcctgcactgcagggcagattctttacccgctcaGCCACTGCAAACTTACTTGggggaaaatataaagaaaataaataggcaTTCTGTTCAAACACTTGAGAGTTCTGCAGAGTCTCCCTATGGAAAATACGGGACAGTTTAGATCTAACTTGCAGGTAGGGGCATGGTAAGACAGCATTAGAGGGAGGAGAAAAAGCTTGAGACGTGTATGCATCCTGGGGACAACGTACACCATCATCAGAGTGCATATGTGTTCGTCCTCCATTCTCAGTGGTGGGCATGAAACAAagtcaaaaacaagaaaagcagaagccaacacaacattgcaaagcaattatcctccaattaaaaattaatttttaaaaaattgggaaaaagaattaaatgtgaGGGAAGCTCCTTGTTTTGAGGACTTTTATGTTCCATTTCTAGGtttcagatgaaaaaaatatgtttGGTGTCTTATTCCGTtggaaattcaaaaaaagaaaaaaaatgaaataccaaGAAGTATAAAAGGTTCATCAACTTTAGTAAAACAGAAATGTACAGCATTTGAAGATGCTGGTCTGGTCAGTGAATTTAAGTAAGTTTAATATCCCATCTCATAGAGCCCTTCAGAATCTGTTCAGATCCTAACCTGCACTGTAAACTAGCAAAATGAGTTCGGTGACTAAGTTTTGAACCTTCCATTGAAAATAGTCCTTCCCCTGTCTTCACAGCCTTCGAGCTCAATCCCATAGCTGTGGTTAGATGTTGGAATAAAGGAGATGATGAGAAATAGAACTGAAAAGTGACTTGGCTTGGTAAATTTATGCTCTATTATGTGAGTGTGAAATTATAGGCTAATGATTGAGTGAAAATGTCGTTTATTTGACTATAGATGATTTGAACACATTGATTTTACTGGGTACTTACCCTGGGCTAGGTAACAATCTAAACTCTTTACATGAATCAACTCCTCTAATCCTCATGATAACCTATACCATCCCCATTTTAAGATGAGCACATTGTAGCCCAAGGTGAAACATGCTCACAGCACACAGTAGTGGGTCTGGGACTCAGACCCAAATGCATTTGACTCTAAAACTTGTGcctcttccaattttttttctttttgaaataatcATAAACCTACAGAAAAGTTGGAAGCATGATATGAAGGGCTTTCCCCTCCCCAGATCATTTGAGAGTAAGTTGACAATATGATACTCTGTCTTCCCTCAAATATTTTATGGTATATCTATAAAAAACAAGGACATTCTCCTATAGGACCTCCATGTAGACATCAAAATTATTAACTGAGCATCAATACATTATACTATTTAATCTTGAGACTCCATTCCGCTTTTATCAGTTGTCCCTGTTGTGTCTTTCATAGCAAAAGGATTCTGTTCCAAATCATATATTGCATGTAACTGTCATGTCTCCTTAGTCTCTGTCAGTCTGAAATGGTTCCTCCATC harbors:
- the OR2C1 gene encoding olfactory receptor 2C1 isoform X1 → MERANSSSLEGFILVGVSDHPQLEMIFFVGILFSYLLTLFGNSAIILLSILDALLHTPMYFFLSNLSSLDLAFTTSSVPQMLTNLWGADKTISYGGCVTQRYVFLWLGATECILLVVMAFDRFVAVCRPLHYTSIMNPRLCWLLAAIAWLGGLGNSVVQSTFTLQLPLCGHRRVDSFLCEVPAMIKLACVDTRLNEAVLNSVCTFFTAVPLSVILISYCYIAQAVLKIHSAEGRRKAFNTCLSHLVVVLLFYGSAIYGYLLPAKTSKQDQGKFISLFYSVVTPMVNPLIYTLRNKEVKGALRRLLGKGREVS
- the OR2C1 gene encoding olfactory receptor 2C1 isoform X2, whose protein sequence is MVNSFYPVGFILVGVSDHPQLEMIFFVGILFSYLLTLFGNSAIILLSILDALLHTPMYFFLSNLSSLDLAFTTSSVPQMLTNLWGADKTISYGGCVTQRYVFLWLGATECILLVVMAFDRFVAVCRPLHYTSIMNPRLCWLLAAIAWLGGLGNSVVQSTFTLQLPLCGHRRVDSFLCEVPAMIKLACVDTRLNEAVLNSVCTFFTAVPLSVILISYCYIAQAVLKIHSAEGRRKAFNTCLSHLVVVLLFYGSAIYGYLLPAKTSKQDQGKFISLFYSVVTPMVNPLIYTLRNKEVKGALRRLLGKGREVS